In the genome of Bacteroidota bacterium, the window CAGTACAAATAACTCAAGGCCGATTTGATATAAAATATATACAATAAAATTCATAATAACACAGAAATAAAGTGAAGGGAATATATGCTTTACCCGGATTTTTTTGGACAAGAAAGAGCTTTGCCCATTACTTCATTTTAAAAGGTCTTCATGTTTGATGAATATTTACTTCTAAAATTCCATCAAAAAAATTAATAGGAATGAGAGTCTTCATGCAAAAAGGTAATCAAAACCTCCGTCCCCTTTCCATGCACAGAATTAAATTCTATCGTACCCCGGTGAAGCTTGATTATTTTATAAGCCAGTGAAAGCCCTATCCCAGAACCTCTAAAACTAAGGGCGTTACTGGCCCTGAAAAAAGGTTCGGAAATTTCATTTAATTCTTTTGCGGGAATACCAATACCTTTATCTGTAATAGAAAGAAAAATCAATGTTCCATTTGCTGAAAAGGTAATGTCAACGGGTTTATCCCCCGAAAATTTACAGGCGTTATCAATTATATTGGTCAATGCTATACTTAATAAATTTTCATTCCCGTATATAGTCAGGAATTGAGGGTTTTCAGGAAGAGATTCAATATGAACAATGATTCTGCCCTTGTGATCGGTCTTTTCAAAATAATCCTTCACTTCCCATAACAGTTCATCAACTCTTATAGGTTTCCAGACTATTTTGGATAAGTCAAAATCAACCTGAGCCAGGCTAAGAAGGTTTTTCGTCAATAAATCAAGCCGTTCAGCTTCTGCAGCAATCTTGCCAAGCGATAATTCATATTCTTCAACAGATCTTTTTTTTGAAAGTGTAATTTCAGTCTCCCCAATAATGGCAGTCAAGGGATTTTTCAACTCATGAGAGGCATTACTGATGAAATGCTTTTGCATATCGAATGAATGTTCAAGCCTGTCGAGCATTTCGTTCAGAAGCTTGATCAGTTCCGTCAATTCATCATTGC includes:
- a CDS encoding HAMP domain-containing sensor histidine kinase, which encodes GIKKQEHLLRILLIIFIGSIIFIYFTGMLFARKVFQPVGHILKNVKRISATNLKLRLTEPSSNDELTELIKLLNEMLDRLEHSFDMQKHFISNASHELKNPLTAIIGETEITLSKKRSVEEYELSLGKIAAEAERLDLLTKNLLSLAQVDFDLSKIVWKPIRVDELLWEVKDYFEKTDHKGRIIVHIESLPENPQFLTIYGNENLLSIALTNIIDNACKFSGDKPVDITFSANGTLIFLSITDKGIGIPAKELNEISEPFFRASNALSFRGSGIGLSLAYKIIKLHRGTIEFNSVHGKGTEVLITFLHEDSHSY